A stretch of the Desulforamulus ferrireducens genome encodes the following:
- a CDS encoding flagellar motor protein MotB encodes MSKKHREQHEEHMDESWLVPYADILTLLLALFIVLFASSTLDNQKFNALKESLNAALNSGAGIMDSRNMSELMVDKSQLTQDTIVELQQLKRQMDNYIQENHMNADIETRITDNALTLTIRDRALFDSGSAVVKPESRNIMVAMSDILQQYPKYEVLVSGHTDNQPINTREFESNWDLSSKRAINCMKILLENPSLDPRRLVAVGYGEYRPIADNATVEGRAQNRRVEVMIKQKILE; translated from the coding sequence ATGTCCAAGAAGCACAGGGAGCAGCATGAGGAACACATGGATGAAAGCTGGTTGGTGCCTTATGCAGACATATTAACTCTCCTACTGGCATTGTTTATAGTTTTATTTGCTTCCAGTACCCTGGATAATCAAAAATTTAACGCCTTGAAGGAGTCTTTAAATGCTGCTTTAAACAGCGGGGCCGGTATTATGGATTCTAGGAATATGTCTGAGCTGATGGTTGATAAAAGTCAGCTGACCCAAGACACCATTGTGGAATTGCAGCAATTGAAAAGGCAAATGGACAACTACATCCAAGAGAATCACATGAATGCGGATATTGAAACTAGGATAACCGACAATGCCCTCACCCTTACCATTCGAGACCGTGCCCTGTTTGATTCCGGCAGTGCTGTAGTAAAGCCAGAGTCCCGGAACATTATGGTGGCAATGTCAGATATTTTACAACAGTATCCTAAATACGAAGTTCTCGTCTCCGGTCATACCGACAATCAACCAATTAATACCAGGGAGTTTGAGTCCAATTGGGACCTCAGCTCCAAACGGGCGATTAATTGTATGAAAATACTGCTGGAAAACCCGTCTTTGGATCCCCGGAGACTGGTGGCTGTAGGTTATGGAGAATATCGTCCCATTGCAGATAATGCCACGGTAGAGGGCAGAGCCCAAAACCGTCGGGTAGAGGTTATGATTAAACAAAAGATTTTGGAATAG